The Desmonostoc muscorum LEGE 12446 genome includes a region encoding these proteins:
- a CDS encoding NAD-dependent epimerase/dehydratase family protein, whose translation MKTVLITGVTGFIGRYVARQFAEAGWNVVGLGTRPTENAPIQSLSSYHQLTLPANVLADLVQQVQPHVCIHCAARASVNLSVTEPEQDFSASVDVTFNVVNTLRLHAPQCRVIYLSSAAVYGNPQTLPIYESQTPQPISPYGFHRLISEQICTEFFKIYGLPTSIVRIFSAYGPGLRRQVLWDMCHKALTRPILKLQGTGNESRDFIHVRDIAKALYVLAENAPCQAEVHNVASGVETTIKELADIVMANIERKIPIEFDGVIRAGDPLNWKADVTSLTQIGFTPEVNLQRGISVYAQWCRAEVMGW comes from the coding sequence TTGAAAACTGTTTTAATCACTGGTGTGACAGGTTTTATCGGGCGATACGTAGCTCGACAATTTGCTGAGGCTGGATGGAATGTTGTTGGCTTGGGGACTCGTCCGACTGAAAATGCACCCATACAAAGTTTATCTTCTTATCATCAGTTGACACTGCCTGCAAATGTTCTAGCTGACTTAGTTCAACAAGTTCAACCTCATGTCTGTATTCATTGTGCAGCAAGAGCCTCGGTCAATCTTTCAGTCACTGAACCAGAGCAAGATTTCAGTGCCAGTGTTGACGTTACTTTTAATGTTGTCAATACTTTACGTCTCCATGCGCCGCAGTGCAGAGTGATCTATCTTTCGAGTGCTGCTGTCTATGGCAATCCCCAGACGTTACCTATTTATGAAAGCCAAACACCCCAACCCATTTCTCCCTATGGCTTTCATCGGCTAATCAGTGAGCAGATTTGTACTGAATTTTTTAAAATTTATGGGCTACCAACATCTATCGTCCGTATTTTTTCTGCTTATGGCCCTGGATTAAGGCGACAGGTGCTTTGGGATATGTGTCATAAAGCCTTGACCCGACCGATTTTGAAATTGCAAGGAACTGGTAATGAAAGCCGCGATTTTATTCATGTCCGGGACATTGCCAAAGCGCTTTATGTTTTAGCTGAAAATGCTCCTTGCCAAGCAGAGGTACACAACGTAGCCAGCGGTGTTGAAACAACGATTAAGGAACTGGCAGACATTGTAATGGCGAATATAGAGCGAAAAATTCCCATTGAGTTTGATGGTGTGATTCGAGCAGGTGATCCACTCAACTGGAAAGCCGATGTGACAAGCCTGACACAGATCGGTTTTACGCCAGAAGTAAATTTGCAACGGGGTATTAGCGTCTATGCTCAATGGTGTCGTGCTGAGGTGATGGGATGGTAA
- a CDS encoding glycosyltransferase family 4 protein: protein MVKPLRIGILIQHDSGWAGGNIYIQNLVRAIAALPLEMRSPIEIYLIAKADAIANSYHDLEPLVTKICQANCLNSSFFNRLWWKVGRTIPFAKDKRLALLAQREQIDFLYPMVGNGGISWDFACNWAAWIPDFQHKYLPNFFSAVELQVLDSAFERIAQNAPMIVFSSQAAEADFRKFYPHSKAKTFVLNFCTIPQPTWFTGDPIAVQKSYNLNDNFFLVSNQFWIHKNHRIIIEALRILKQENIKPTVVCTGTLNDRRFPGYGDEILKLVHESDLADQFITLGFIGRVDQIQLMRRSLAVIQPSLFEGWSTVVEDARLLGKQIILSDLPVHFEQNPPGASFFRQDSASELAQTIKQVLPRLVPGPDLEAEAASRRVNQAQCRVYAEQFLQIVKSCKL from the coding sequence ATGGTAAAACCACTAAGGATCGGAATCCTCATTCAACATGATAGTGGATGGGCTGGAGGAAACATCTATATTCAAAATTTAGTGAGAGCGATTGCCGCCTTACCATTAGAAATGCGATCGCCTATCGAGATTTATCTAATTGCTAAAGCAGACGCGATCGCTAATTCATATCATGACTTAGAACCCTTAGTTACGAAAATTTGTCAGGCAAACTGTCTAAACTCTAGCTTTTTCAATCGGCTGTGGTGGAAAGTCGGACGCACTATACCCTTTGCCAAAGACAAACGTTTAGCACTACTAGCTCAACGAGAGCAAATAGACTTTTTATACCCTATGGTTGGAAATGGGGGAATATCCTGGGATTTTGCCTGTAATTGGGCAGCCTGGATTCCAGATTTCCAACATAAATACTTGCCTAATTTTTTTTCGGCGGTAGAACTCCAAGTCCTTGATTCAGCGTTTGAGCGTATTGCTCAAAATGCACCGATGATTGTCTTCAGTAGCCAAGCTGCTGAAGCTGATTTTAGAAAGTTTTATCCCCACTCCAAAGCGAAAACTTTCGTCCTGAATTTCTGCACAATTCCACAGCCAACCTGGTTTACAGGCGATCCAATTGCAGTGCAAAAAAGCTACAATCTCAATGATAATTTTTTCTTGGTCAGCAATCAATTCTGGATTCATAAAAACCATCGAATTATCATTGAAGCTTTGAGAATATTGAAGCAGGAGAATATCAAACCCACTGTTGTCTGTACCGGAACGTTAAACGATAGACGCTTCCCTGGTTACGGGGATGAAATCCTCAAATTAGTGCATGAGAGTGATTTAGCAGACCAATTTATAACTTTGGGTTTTATTGGGCGTGTTGACCAAATCCAACTCATGCGGCGATCGCTCGCTGTGATTCAACCTTCGTTATTTGAAGGTTGGAGTACTGTGGTGGAAGACGCACGGCTACTCGGCAAGCAAATCATTCTTTCTGATCTACCAGTTCATTTTGAACAAAACCCACCCGGTGCCAGCTTTTTTCGACAAGATTCTGCATCAGAATTGGCACAGACAATAAAGCAAGTATTGCCTCGGTTGGTTCCAGGCCCCGACTTAGAAGCTGAAGCAGCATCCAGAAGAGTGAATCAAGCACAGTGCCGAGTCTATGCTGAACAATTTCTACAAATTGTGAAAAGCTGTAAATTATAA
- a CDS encoding M16 family metallopeptidase encodes MFPASVFRLDSGLTFIHQEIPTTPVVVADVWVRAGATLEPQPWFGMAHFLEHMIFKGTATLPPGMFDHNVENRGGVSNAATSYDYAHYSLTTAAPYLQDTLPHLGELLLNAAIPEDEFSRERDVVLEEIRSCNDDSDWIGFQALIGSIYGRHPYGRSVLGTEQELMQQSPEAMRCFHRAHYQPQNMTVVIAGGIAQESAWELVNRSFTDFAEPAHCPQFEKVPEPIITEVRRQELCLPRIEQARLLMAWLVPGVEQIHTAYGLDLLSVLLAEGRTSRLVRDLREDLQLVQGICSNFSLQRESSLFTITAWLEPENLEKVESLICDHLDQLQTQGISQQEIARSRRLLCNEYAFSTETPNQLTGLYGYYNTIAQAELAVTYPQEIQSFDVQELQKLAKQYLSPQNYAVTILKPC; translated from the coding sequence GTGTTTCCAGCCTCGGTCTTCCGACTAGACAGTGGTTTAACGTTTATTCATCAAGAAATTCCCACTACCCCTGTAGTTGTGGCTGATGTTTGGGTGCGTGCTGGAGCAACCTTAGAGCCACAACCGTGGTTCGGTATGGCGCACTTTTTAGAACACATGATTTTTAAAGGCACGGCAACGCTACCCCCTGGAATGTTCGACCACAACGTTGAAAACCGGGGTGGCGTCAGTAATGCCGCAACAAGCTATGATTATGCTCATTATTCGCTTACCACAGCTGCGCCTTATTTGCAAGATACTCTGCCGCATTTGGGAGAACTACTGCTGAACGCGGCAATTCCAGAAGATGAATTTAGCCGCGAACGGGACGTAGTACTAGAAGAAATCCGCTCGTGCAATGACGATTCTGACTGGATAGGATTCCAAGCTTTGATTGGCAGCATTTATGGGCGTCACCCTTACGGACGTTCGGTGCTGGGTACTGAGCAAGAACTTATGCAGCAGTCACCAGAAGCGATGCGCTGCTTTCACCGGGCGCACTACCAACCGCAAAACATGACAGTGGTAATTGCAGGGGGCATAGCTCAGGAGTCGGCTTGGGAATTAGTAAATCGTTCATTTACTGATTTTGCCGAACCTGCTCATTGTCCGCAGTTTGAAAAAGTGCCAGAACCAATAATAACAGAAGTTCGTCGTCAAGAACTATGTTTACCACGCATAGAACAAGCGCGATTATTAATGGCGTGGCTGGTACCGGGAGTAGAACAAATCCACACTGCCTATGGTTTAGATTTATTGTCGGTGTTATTAGCAGAAGGGCGGACTTCGCGTTTAGTAAGGGATTTGCGGGAAGATTTGCAATTGGTACAGGGAATTTGTAGTAATTTTTCTCTCCAACGAGAATCGAGTTTATTTACAATTACTGCTTGGTTGGAACCAGAAAATTTAGAAAAAGTTGAGTCTTTGATTTGCGATCATTTAGATCAGTTACAGACTCAAGGAATTAGTCAACAGGAAATAGCGCGATCGCGCAGGCTACTATGTAACGAGTATGCCTTTTCTACTGAAACGCCAAATCAACTCACAGGACTTTACGGGTACTACAATACAATTGCCCAAGCTGAATTAGCTGTGACATATCCCCAGGAGATTCAATCTTTTGATGTCCAAGAACTGCAAAAATTAGCTAAACAGTATCTCTCACCGCAAAATTATGCGGTTACTATACTTAAACCATGTTAA
- a CDS encoding phage holin family protein, whose protein sequence is MQHFLLTWLGTAVALFITANIVPGFFIKNFVAALVAAIVIGLVNAFIRPILQILTFPITLLTFGLFTLVINALTLWLASALTPGSGFEIQGFVPALFGSIVLAIVSSIINYFLRVGE, encoded by the coding sequence ATGCAACACTTTTTATTGACTTGGCTCGGTACTGCGGTGGCGTTATTTATTACTGCTAATATTGTTCCGGGATTCTTTATCAAGAATTTTGTGGCTGCCTTGGTTGCTGCTATTGTTATTGGTCTAGTTAATGCATTTATTAGACCAATTTTGCAGATTTTAACCTTTCCAATTACCTTGCTGACCTTTGGTTTATTTACATTAGTGATCAATGCCTTAACTCTTTGGTTGGCAAGTGCCCTAACTCCTGGTTCTGGTTTTGAGATTCAGGGCTTTGTACCTGCTTTATTTGGTTCAATTGTACTAGCAATTGTTTCTAGCATCATTAACTATTTTTTGAGAGTTGGTGAATAA
- a CDS encoding 5-(carboxyamino)imidazole ribonucleotide synthase produces the protein MKRVGVIGGGQLAWMMADAARKLEVELIVQTPSEGDPAVSIAQEVVFAPVDDANATEILAKKCDVITFENEFVNLDALSVLAEQGVCFRPRLEALTPLLDKYHQRRYLSDLGLPVPRFFAVEQTENLKSKIEYLGFPVVLKSRRHGYDGQGTFIIPDFAALEKKLSYETITKTPNQSIFLLEEFVPFERELAIIAARSVDGEIVTYPVVETQQEQQVCRRVIAPAEISPNQVAEIEAIAHTLLNSLQVVGVFGIELFLAADGKVLVNEIAPRTHNSGHFSLDACETSQFEQQLRAVCGLPLGNPGLQCAAAVMVNLLGYENSHSDYQSQRQQIAEIPQAYVHWYGKTESRLGRKLGHVTVLLDNQNREMAMAVAQTIESIWYPS, from the coding sequence ATGAAACGTGTAGGTGTAATTGGTGGCGGACAACTTGCCTGGATGATGGCAGATGCAGCACGCAAGCTAGAAGTAGAATTAATAGTACAAACTCCTAGTGAAGGCGATCCGGCAGTGTCGATCGCTCAGGAAGTTGTTTTCGCCCCGGTAGATGACGCTAATGCTACAGAAATATTAGCCAAAAAATGCGATGTCATCACCTTTGAAAATGAATTTGTTAACTTAGATGCTTTATCTGTTTTAGCAGAACAAGGTGTTTGTTTCCGCCCAAGATTAGAAGCATTAACTCCTCTTTTAGATAAATATCATCAGCGGCGCTATTTAAGCGATTTAGGCTTGCCAGTTCCGCGATTTTTCGCCGTAGAACAGACAGAAAATCTCAAATCTAAAATAGAATATCTAGGTTTTCCTGTAGTTCTCAAATCCCGACGCCACGGTTATGATGGTCAGGGTACTTTCATCATTCCAGACTTTGCTGCTTTAGAAAAAAAGTTAAGTTATGAAACCATAACAAAAACTCCAAATCAATCAATTTTCTTGTTAGAAGAATTTGTACCTTTTGAAAGAGAATTAGCAATAATAGCAGCTCGTTCTGTGGACGGAGAAATAGTCACCTATCCAGTGGTAGAAACCCAACAAGAACAACAAGTGTGTCGGCGGGTGATTGCACCAGCGGAGATTTCGCCGAATCAAGTAGCAGAAATAGAAGCGATCGCACATACTCTATTAAATAGCCTGCAAGTAGTAGGAGTCTTTGGGATTGAACTATTTCTGGCGGCTGATGGCAAAGTACTGGTAAATGAAATTGCTCCCCGTACCCACAACTCTGGGCATTTTTCCCTCGACGCCTGTGAAACTTCCCAGTTTGAGCAACAGCTAAGGGCAGTTTGTGGTTTACCCTTGGGAAATCCTGGTTTGCAGTGTGCTGCTGCTGTGATGGTGAACTTGTTGGGGTACGAAAATTCTCACAGCGATTACCAAAGCCAGCGTCAACAAATAGCAGAAATTCCCCAGGCGTATGTCCACTGGTACGGGAAAACTGAGTCACGTCTTGGGCGCAAGTTGGGACATGTCACCGTTTTGCTGGATAATCAAAATCGAGAGATGGCGATGGCAGTTGCCCAAACCATAGAATCCATCTGGTATCCCAGCTAA
- a CDS encoding right-handed parallel beta-helix repeat-containing protein, with amino-acid sequence MKIQFSHFFSTLIYIFISVLTCLLVTTSAVQPASKTWYVSPSGNDKTLSLDIPLKTLAAACEKAKDGDKIVLSIGQYVETQPCFLKNNLLIQGSGKSNSTNVSDRTTIIGTTFGDIQSIDGLTLDNIRFEGNNTINVLMYSKYNDYPKNIQIKNSYITGYKRTVLWLENVTNFSVTDSIIKDTASEDNTQSLGSFTLKNSQNILFERNEFITTYLKGYGIKSVNSANNFVIRSNKFNMYPYSRYGILPYLWSNIENLNPNFNIEFWCHSSIFSISKIIIENNIFDNEISFPGCTKPDSQNYAIIFRNNTMVLKKGPNAKGIALELGANSIAIENNFFDMTQTVAASVFENWNTNDHLQYIRIIGNVIDGTQFKFLASSASMENLTIANNTFVKKPGKYGDWYAFITYKGSVANQWKNKSWRVVNNLLVVPQKIGESFAYTDARKNSSLPNYSSARNNLVVYTNSRDLTWLKPWQFYGKIIADPKPLQNSGDTVRQKYLPVWGSPAIDGGVNIGLPFGGKVPDIGAIERY; translated from the coding sequence TTGAAAATTCAATTTTCACACTTCTTTTCAACGTTGATTTATATCTTCATTAGTGTGTTAACTTGTCTTTTAGTTACTACCAGTGCTGTCCAACCAGCATCAAAAACTTGGTATGTATCGCCCTCTGGAAACGATAAAACTCTATCCCTAGATATTCCCTTAAAAACACTAGCAGCAGCCTGCGAAAAAGCCAAAGATGGTGACAAAATTGTGTTGTCTATAGGGCAATATGTGGAAACACAGCCGTGTTTTCTAAAAAACAATTTACTGATTCAAGGTTCGGGGAAAAGCAACAGCACAAATGTAAGCGATCGCACCACAATTATCGGCACAACTTTTGGTGATATTCAAAGCATCGACGGTCTAACATTAGACAACATCCGGTTTGAAGGTAATAATACGATTAACGTATTAATGTATAGCAAATATAACGATTATCCCAAAAATATTCAAATCAAAAATTCATACATAACCGGTTATAAAAGAACAGTATTATGGCTGGAGAACGTTACAAATTTTTCTGTAACCGATTCGATTATCAAAGATACAGCGTCTGAGGATAATACCCAATCTCTTGGCAGTTTTACTCTAAAAAATTCCCAAAATATTTTATTTGAGAGAAATGAATTTATTACAACATATTTAAAAGGGTACGGCATCAAAAGTGTCAATAGTGCCAATAATTTTGTTATCCGTTCAAACAAATTTAATATGTATCCTTATTCACGTTATGGTATTTTGCCATACCTGTGGAGCAACATAGAAAATTTAAACCCTAACTTTAATATAGAATTTTGGTGCCACTCATCTATCTTTAGCATTTCTAAAATTATTATTGAAAACAATATATTTGATAATGAAATATCATTCCCTGGTTGTACAAAGCCCGACAGCCAAAATTATGCGATCATTTTTCGTAACAACACGATGGTGCTTAAAAAAGGACCAAATGCTAAAGGAATTGCCCTCGAACTTGGTGCAAACAGCATTGCTATTGAAAACAATTTCTTTGACATGACTCAGACTGTTGCCGCCTCAGTTTTTGAGAATTGGAACACAAACGATCATTTGCAGTACATAAGAATTATTGGTAATGTGATTGATGGTACACAATTTAAATTTTTGGCAAGTAGCGCCAGCATGGAAAACCTAACTATTGCAAACAACACTTTTGTCAAAAAGCCCGGTAAATATGGGGATTGGTATGCTTTTATCACCTACAAAGGTTCAGTAGCCAACCAATGGAAAAACAAAAGTTGGAGAGTTGTGAACAATCTATTAGTGGTACCACAAAAAATAGGAGAGTCGTTTGCCTATACCGATGCCAGGAAAAACTCTTCATTGCCTAACTATTCTAGTGCAAGGAATAACCTTGTCGTATATACAAATAGTAGAGATTTGACGTGGCTCAAGCCGTGGCAATTCTACGGCAAAATCATAGCAGACCCGAAACCTCTGCAAAATAGTGGGGATACAGTGAGGCAAAAGTACCTTCCAGTTTGGGGAAGCCCGGCTATTGATGGTGGCGTCAACATTGGATTACCATTTGGCGGTAAAGTACCCGATATTGGTGCAATTGAGCGTTACTAG
- a CDS encoding peptidoglycan-binding domain-containing protein, translating into MQHSLTASILSYLKLLHPTVNRCRMEKPQKNWWANRSKSLSATQILLFSTTPLFIASSALVSIAAPQKIAQVNPADSISRPTLKVGSQGERVSELQAALKLLGFYSGVVDGIYSENTANAVSRFKQAAGLNPDGIVDATTWQRLFPKEATVASTVPSSGQRFNSATNFPVPTQSTNLTNVANPSPNPPRQAVTQAPTKPSPPKKPVTQAPTKPNPPKKPVTQVATSPEPRPAKPRQAQKTPNRPTSPTRTQSAARTGQTTRTQSNTSTKRTPGIQYTSEGLPILRIGLRGSEVVKLQQQLKKLGYLKGDVDGDFGATTEAAVKAVQKRYGLEPDGVAGGATWEILLRR; encoded by the coding sequence ATGCAACACAGCCTGACAGCAAGTATTTTGAGTTACTTAAAATTACTACATCCAACTGTAAATCGCTGTCGGATGGAAAAACCGCAAAAGAATTGGTGGGCAAACAGATCTAAGTCTTTATCAGCAACTCAAATACTCCTGTTCTCCACTACACCTCTGTTCATTGCCTCCTCTGCTCTAGTATCAATTGCAGCTCCGCAAAAAATAGCCCAAGTAAACCCCGCAGATAGTATCAGCCGTCCGACCCTGAAAGTTGGTAGCCAGGGCGAACGCGTATCTGAACTTCAAGCAGCTTTGAAACTTTTGGGTTTTTACTCCGGTGTAGTAGATGGTATATATAGTGAAAATACTGCCAATGCTGTTTCCCGATTTAAACAAGCAGCTGGCTTAAATCCAGATGGTATAGTTGATGCCACCACCTGGCAACGACTTTTTCCTAAAGAAGCGACAGTAGCATCAACAGTTCCTTCATCTGGGCAAAGATTTAACTCAGCAACAAATTTTCCCGTTCCAACCCAGAGTACCAACCTCACCAACGTTGCAAATCCCAGTCCCAACCCACCAAGGCAAGCTGTAACACAAGCTCCCACCAAGCCCAGCCCACCCAAAAAACCTGTAACACAAGCTCCCACCAAGCCCAACCCACCAAAGAAACCTGTAACACAAGTTGCTACCAGCCCTGAACCAAGGCCTGCTAAACCTAGACAAGCTCAAAAAACGCCGAATCGTCCTACATCACCTACTCGAACTCAGTCAGCCGCACGTACTGGACAAACTACGCGAACTCAGTCAAATACAAGTACTAAGCGAACCCCTGGTATTCAATACACCTCAGAAGGATTACCGATTTTACGTATAGGGTTACGTGGTTCGGAAGTTGTGAAATTGCAACAACAACTGAAAAAGCTTGGTTACTTAAAAGGCGACGTAGATGGAGACTTTGGGGCGACAACCGAAGCCGCTGTCAAAGCCGTACAAAAGCGCTATGGTTTAGAACCTGACGGCGTAGCTGGTGGAGCTACCTGGGAAATTCTTTTGCGGCGTTAG
- a CDS encoding M16 family metallopeptidase has translation MTTLLQKSPIHRTVLNNGIVVLVAENPAADIIAARIFVRAGSCNENQEQAGLAHLLSAVMTKGCDGLSSLEIAEKVESVGASLSTDAATDYFLLSFKTVTSDFAEILTLAGQILRSPTFPEIQVELERRLALQDIRSQKEQPFTVAFEQMRQVMYQNHPYAMSVLGDETTMSRLTRADLVQYHQTYFRPDNLVISIAGRVTPADAVALVTKVFGDWQVPASPLPILNLPEIRVEPQVMLKPQQTQQSIVMLGYLGTSVSSPDYASLKLLCTYLGNGLSSRLFVELREKRGLAYEVSAFYSTRLYPASFVVYMGTAPENTTIALEGLRTEVDLLSTTEISPSALQAAKNKILGQYALGKQTNGQIAQIYGWYEILGLGIDFDIKFQELIAAVDAQDAIAAASKYLKEPYVSLVGQETAINGAIASGR, from the coding sequence ATGACAACCTTGCTGCAAAAATCGCCTATCCATCGCACCGTATTAAACAATGGCATTGTCGTGCTAGTGGCAGAAAACCCTGCTGCGGACATTATTGCAGCCCGAATCTTTGTGCGTGCTGGTAGTTGTAACGAAAACCAAGAACAAGCAGGGTTGGCACATTTGCTATCAGCAGTGATGACCAAGGGATGCGATGGACTTTCTAGCTTGGAAATTGCAGAAAAAGTCGAGTCTGTCGGGGCGAGTTTGAGTACAGATGCCGCCACTGATTATTTTTTGCTATCTTTCAAGACGGTAACATCGGATTTTGCGGAAATTTTAACATTGGCAGGGCAGATTTTGCGATCGCCTACTTTTCCCGAAATTCAAGTAGAACTCGAACGGCGTCTAGCGCTACAAGATATTCGTTCGCAAAAAGAGCAACCCTTCACTGTGGCTTTTGAACAAATGCGGCAGGTCATGTACCAAAATCATCCCTATGCCATGTCGGTATTAGGAGATGAAACAACCATGAGCCGCTTAACTCGTGCAGACTTAGTACAGTATCATCAAACTTATTTCCGCCCAGATAATTTGGTAATTAGTATTGCTGGTCGAGTCACACCCGCAGATGCTGTAGCATTGGTGACAAAAGTTTTTGGTGATTGGCAAGTTCCAGCATCACCACTGCCAATCCTAAATTTACCTGAAATTAGGGTGGAACCCCAGGTAATGCTGAAGCCACAACAGACGCAACAATCAATTGTGATGCTGGGTTATTTGGGAACATCAGTGAGTTCTCCTGACTACGCCTCACTGAAGTTGCTGTGTACCTACTTGGGAAATGGGCTTTCTAGCCGCTTGTTTGTCGAATTGCGGGAAAAACGAGGTTTAGCTTACGAAGTATCGGCTTTTTACTCAACCAGGCTATACCCAGCATCGTTTGTGGTTTACATGGGTACAGCACCAGAGAATACCACCATAGCTTTAGAAGGACTGCGTACAGAAGTAGATTTATTGTCTACCACCGAAATATCCCCAAGCGCCCTGCAAGCTGCTAAAAACAAGATTCTGGGGCAGTATGCTTTGGGTAAACAAACGAACGGGCAAATTGCTCAGATATACGGCTGGTATGAGATTTTGGGGTTAGGAATTGATTTTGATATTAAGTTCCAAGAACTGATTGCGGCAGTGGATGCCCAAGATGCGATCGCTGCCGCTTCTAAGTATTTAAAAGAACCTTATGTGTCTTTAGTTGGTCAAGAAACAGCAATTAATGGGGCGATCGCATCAGGTAGATGA
- a CDS encoding pentapeptide repeat-containing protein yields MFWRQGLALLLGILLWCVAHPALAVNWTHPLSFSNAELSRRDFSGQSLQAAEFSNANMEFANFTNADLRGAVLSASVMTQANLHGADLTNAMVDQVNLTRVDLSDAVLKETLLLRAIFNDVNIDGADFTDAILDKAQIKELCTKASGVNSKTGVQTRDSLGC; encoded by the coding sequence ATGTTTTGGCGGCAAGGATTGGCGTTACTTTTGGGGATTCTTTTATGGTGCGTGGCTCATCCTGCACTGGCGGTAAACTGGACTCATCCACTGTCATTTAGTAATGCAGAGTTGTCGAGACGTGATTTTTCTGGTCAAAGTTTACAAGCTGCGGAGTTTTCTAACGCCAATATGGAATTCGCTAATTTTACAAACGCTGACTTGCGGGGAGCAGTATTGAGTGCTTCGGTGATGACACAAGCAAACCTCCACGGAGCAGATTTAACGAATGCAATGGTGGATCAGGTAAACTTGACTAGGGTAGATTTGAGCGATGCAGTTCTCAAAGAAACCCTTTTGCTCCGCGCCATATTTAATGATGTGAATATAGACGGTGCAGATTTTACAGATGCAATTTTGGATAAAGCGCAAATTAAAGAACTGTGTACAAAAGCCAGTGGTGTGAATTCCAAAACAGGCGTGCAAACTCGTGATTCTCTGGGATGTTAA
- a CDS encoding glycosyltransferase family 2 protein translates to MLDNSFNVPIAIIIFNRPTKAEQLLQVLRQVQPKQLFVIADGPRPNNSADVELCKATRTIFDHIDWDCKVLTNYAEKNLGCGLRPASGISWVFDHVEEAIILEDDCLPDLSFFQFCQELLEKYRYDQRIMHIAGTSSCIKDDQQPYSYGFSRYTLAWGWATWRRAWQYYDFDMKKWDLLRQTNFLLDILNGDFHAMKSWQTILETVYDKHDDCWDYQWNFTCWLQGGLTILPSVNLVSNIGIDGTHTTVDNHPYLYRPTQAMEFPLQHPIAIVRNTKVDQQIQNDCFDWYPNLWQKVQKRFRRIFRKAPQTI, encoded by the coding sequence GTGCTTGACAATTCGTTTAATGTTCCAATCGCAATAATTATATTCAATCGTCCAACTAAAGCCGAACAATTACTTCAAGTGCTTCGCCAGGTTCAGCCGAAGCAGTTATTTGTGATTGCTGATGGGCCGCGCCCTAACAACAGTGCTGACGTAGAGCTATGCAAAGCTACCCGAACTATTTTTGATCATATTGATTGGGACTGTAAAGTTTTAACAAACTATGCAGAGAAAAATTTGGGCTGTGGATTGCGTCCTGCATCAGGGATTAGCTGGGTTTTTGACCACGTAGAAGAGGCAATAATTTTGGAAGACGATTGTCTACCAGACCTTAGCTTCTTCCAATTTTGCCAAGAACTATTGGAGAAATATCGTTATGACCAACGGATTATGCATATTGCTGGCACTAGCAGCTGTATCAAGGATGATCAACAGCCCTATAGCTACGGATTTTCCCGCTACACCCTGGCCTGGGGATGGGCAACCTGGCGACGGGCATGGCAGTACTATGATTTTGATATGAAAAAATGGGATCTTCTCCGCCAGACTAATTTCTTATTGGATATTTTAAATGGCGATTTTCATGCAATGAAGAGCTGGCAAACTATTCTTGAGACTGTTTATGATAAACATGATGATTGTTGGGATTACCAGTGGAATTTTACTTGCTGGTTACAAGGAGGACTAACCATTCTTCCATCGGTTAATTTGGTATCGAATATAGGGATTGATGGTACTCATACAACGGTTGATAATCACCCATACCTTTATAGACCTACTCAGGCAATGGAATTTCCGCTTCAGCATCCGATCGCAATAGTCAGAAATACAAAAGTTGATCAGCAAATTCAAAATGATTGCTTTGATTGGTACCCTAATCTCTGGCAGAAAGTGCAAAAACGTTTCAGAAGAATCTTCAGGAAAGCACCTCAGACTATTTAG